A window of Paenibacillus sp. 19GGS1-52 contains these coding sequences:
- a CDS encoding YhgE/Pip domain-containing protein: MKVFRVFWKDMKILVSKPVLLLTMLGVAALPMLYSGFLVEGSWDPYGNTGKLPVAVVNQDEGALYEGKSMDVGKDFVDELKSNSDFKWMFVDENEAEDGMSHNRYYMTITIPDNFSKNATTLTQDHPVQAEIIFEPNSNYNFVGAQIGMSATKELKSKLSAQITEAYTRSMFEQVDTISAGLGEAGNGATELTEGASKLKDGLSTLKENLNKLTTGSTGLASGLKLLYNGADSLTQGTGTLTQGSSDLASGLSQLAGAEKQLQAGVVKSQTGASQLEQGLKASKDGVNQLTAGLTSSEATSSQIAAGADQLAKGLEQALAANPELQNNEQLKQLLAASQQMAQGSAQLHNGQVQLLAGSTQLDQGQQQLYNGAVQLKAGGSQLVAGLTTFGQKLNEAATGGSKLASGANALNMGAAQLMKGLTKLDVGVGGLTDGSMKLVTGAGELTEGSDKLMNGSSELADKLNAAVNDTSAVKSGDDTINMFAEPVKLTEKTDHKLSHYGLGIAPYFLSLALYMGALVFSTVFSLRHSTTPDATPMERFVSRTFTLVTVSIIQAILSDIVLIYVLKLEVQNVALFFLFTLIVSFTFSMIVQTLVTWLDNPGRFLAIVLMIFQLTSSAGTFPLELLPSWMQKINPLLPMTHSIVGFKAIIGSGDYALMREQILYLLIVAVIFLALTFLYFVLQVPKRTPITAEELTA; encoded by the coding sequence ATGAAAGTATTTCGCGTTTTTTGGAAGGATATGAAAATACTTGTGAGCAAGCCAGTTCTTCTGCTCACAATGCTGGGTGTGGCTGCGTTGCCCATGCTATACAGTGGATTTCTTGTGGAAGGCTCCTGGGACCCTTATGGTAATACAGGCAAGCTTCCAGTTGCTGTAGTCAATCAGGATGAAGGAGCGCTCTATGAGGGCAAGTCGATGGATGTAGGCAAGGACTTCGTAGATGAACTGAAGAGCAATAGTGACTTTAAATGGATGTTTGTTGATGAGAATGAAGCCGAGGATGGCATGTCTCACAACCGCTATTATATGACTATTACGATTCCGGACAATTTCTCAAAAAATGCAACGACGCTTACACAAGATCACCCTGTTCAAGCTGAAATCATCTTCGAACCAAACAGCAATTATAATTTCGTCGGTGCCCAAATCGGGATGAGTGCGACGAAGGAGCTAAAGTCGAAGCTGTCCGCACAAATTACGGAAGCCTATACCCGCAGTATGTTCGAACAGGTAGACACGATATCTGCAGGGCTTGGGGAAGCGGGCAATGGTGCGACAGAGTTGACGGAAGGGGCGAGCAAGCTGAAGGATGGCTTATCTACCCTTAAGGAGAATTTAAACAAGCTTACAACGGGCTCAACAGGGCTTGCAAGCGGACTGAAGTTACTATATAACGGAGCTGACAGCTTGACTCAGGGTACGGGAACGCTGACTCAAGGAAGCTCCGATCTGGCGAGCGGACTAAGCCAGCTTGCCGGGGCAGAGAAGCAACTGCAAGCTGGTGTTGTGAAATCGCAGACCGGAGCCTCGCAGTTGGAGCAGGGCCTAAAGGCCTCGAAGGATGGCGTCAATCAGTTAACAGCAGGACTGACTTCTTCCGAAGCGACCAGCAGCCAGATTGCGGCAGGTGCCGATCAGTTAGCCAAAGGTCTGGAGCAAGCACTTGCGGCGAATCCAGAACTACAAAACAATGAACAGCTAAAACAGCTGCTCGCTGCAAGCCAGCAAATGGCGCAAGGGAGTGCGCAGCTTCATAACGGACAAGTACAGCTGCTTGCAGGCAGTACCCAGCTGGATCAGGGACAGCAGCAGTTATATAACGGCGCTGTACAGTTAAAGGCAGGAGGCTCGCAATTAGTTGCAGGACTGACCACATTTGGTCAAAAGCTGAATGAAGCAGCGACAGGCGGGAGCAAGCTTGCTAGTGGTGCAAACGCCTTAAATATGGGAGCCGCGCAGTTAATGAAAGGTCTGACTAAGCTTGATGTGGGCGTAGGCGGATTAACGGACGGCTCCATGAAGCTAGTCACTGGAGCTGGTGAGTTGACAGAAGGGTCTGATAAGCTGATGAATGGCAGCAGTGAATTAGCTGATAAGCTAAATGCTGCCGTCAACGATACCTCTGCTGTGAAATCCGGTGACGACACTATAAATATGTTCGCGGAGCCGGTAAAGCTGACAGAGAAAACCGATCATAAACTGAGTCACTATGGTCTTGGGATAGCACCTTATTTCTTGTCGCTGGCACTATATATGGGGGCACTAGTATTTTCGACGGTATTCTCATTACGCCATTCAACTACTCCTGATGCTACACCAATGGAAAGATTTGTGAGTCGGACTTTTACGTTAGTGACAGTTAGTATCATTCAGGCTATACTTTCAGATATTGTTCTAATATATGTGCTGAAGCTTGAGGTGCAAAATGTGGCCCTGTTCTTCCTCTTCACCTTAATCGTCAGCTTTACCTTCAGTATGATTGTCCAGACTCTTGTCACTTGGTTGGACAATCCAGGAAGGTTCCTAGCGATCGTATTGATGATCTTCCAGTTGACTTCGAGTGCAGGTACATTCCCGCTGGAACTGTTGCCATCGTGGATGCAGAAGATCAATCCTTTACTTCCCATGACGCACAGTATCGTGGGCTTCAAAGCGATTATCGGGAGTGGAGATTACGCATTAATGAGAGAACAGATCCTATATTTGCTTATTGTTGCGGTTATATTCCTTGCACTTACATTCTTATATTTTGTCCTTCAGGTTCCCAAACGTACCCCTATAACGGCTGAAGAGCTAACAGCATAA
- a CDS encoding TetR/AcrR family transcriptional regulator, translating to MRHKDESKNEAIFQATMELINEVGFSDISMSKIAKRASLSSATIYVYFANKEDMLVKLYINVKEKMSRQMIHELDDSLSTQELCEWFMRNSMKFILDNKDYFMFLEQFSTSPLMDKLCLEDTATMFIPLHEFIEKGKQKGDLKPLDTVFLLTYCYFPVTQLAKAHFKGQLDANEDRLQQIIRMSWDAIRL from the coding sequence ATGAGACATAAGGATGAATCTAAGAACGAAGCGATTTTTCAAGCCACTATGGAGTTAATAAACGAAGTTGGATTCTCGGACATTTCAATGTCCAAGATCGCTAAGCGAGCGAGTCTTTCTTCAGCGACGATTTACGTCTATTTCGCGAATAAGGAGGATATGCTCGTTAAGCTTTATATCAATGTTAAGGAGAAGATGAGCAGGCAAATGATTCACGAGCTCGATGACAGCTTATCCACGCAAGAGTTATGTGAGTGGTTCATGAGAAACTCAATGAAGTTCATACTGGACAACAAAGATTATTTTATGTTTCTTGAGCAGTTTTCAACCTCGCCGCTCATGGATAAATTATGTCTTGAAGATACAGCGACGATGTTCATCCCTTTGCATGAGTTCATCGAGAAGGGCAAACAGAAAGGTGACTTAAAGCCACTAGATACAGTGTTTTTGCTGACCTATTGTTATTTTCCCGTCACACAGTTGGCCAAGGCCCATTTCAAAGGACAGTTAGATGCTAATGAAGATCGCTTGCAACAAATTATTCGGATGAGCTGGGATGCTATCAGATTGTGA
- a CDS encoding winged helix DNA-binding domain-containing protein: MTNKIIADRRLNNLLIVGSKFLRPEQVVQKLGALQAQDYMQVMWAIGLRTPSASLTDIERAIVDRKIILTWSLRGTIHCVPSEDVKWMLQLTGSRVVGQAKSRLAQLGLDNGTLERCREVITEALKGGRQADRSELLRLLEEAGISTGNQRGYHILWHCAYQGLICFGPVNGKQQTFVLLDEWVPHSREFSIDESLAELALRYFTAHGPATVNDFAWWAGMTLTDARRGLETVKGVLFSEQIEGREYWMSTASVAQPSEENSGVYLLPGFDEYILGFKDRSAVLKPETAPRIVPGINGVFLPTLVVDGQVIGIWKRIFKKKGIELVITPFEQLGDSEERVLRAAERYAVFVGLPLLKIDFADRA; encoded by the coding sequence GTGACTAATAAGATTATTGCGGATCGCCGCCTAAACAATCTGCTTATTGTCGGTTCCAAGTTCCTGCGGCCTGAACAAGTTGTGCAGAAATTGGGTGCTCTGCAGGCGCAGGATTATATGCAGGTGATGTGGGCGATAGGATTGCGTACACCCTCCGCATCATTAACGGATATTGAGCGTGCAATAGTTGATCGTAAGATCATTCTAACGTGGTCGCTGCGCGGTACAATTCATTGTGTGCCGTCCGAAGATGTGAAATGGATGCTGCAGCTTACGGGTTCGCGTGTTGTGGGACAGGCCAAGAGCAGGCTGGCTCAGTTGGGACTGGACAACGGAACGTTGGAGCGCTGTAGGGAAGTCATTACTGAAGCATTAAAAGGTGGGCGGCAGGCAGACCGTTCGGAGCTGCTGCGGCTGTTGGAGGAGGCGGGCATCAGCACTGGCAACCAGCGTGGCTATCACATTTTATGGCATTGTGCTTATCAGGGTCTGATCTGTTTTGGCCCCGTGAATGGCAAACAGCAAACTTTCGTGTTGCTGGACGAGTGGGTACCCCATTCCCGTGAATTTTCTATTGACGAATCATTAGCAGAACTCGCTTTGCGGTATTTTACAGCTCACGGGCCGGCGACCGTCAATGACTTTGCTTGGTGGGCAGGCATGACACTTACAGATGCAAGACGAGGTCTCGAAACAGTGAAAGGGGTCCTCTTCTCAGAACAAATAGAGGGCCGCGAATATTGGATGTCCACAGCCTCGGTAGCTCAGCCTTCTGAAGAAAATTCCGGTGTCTATCTGCTTCCGGGCTTTGATGAATATATTCTTGGCTTTAAAGACCGCAGTGCTGTACTTAAGCCGGAGACTGCTCCCCGGATTGTCCCTGGTATTAACGGTGTGTTCCTGCCTACTCTTGTTGTAGATGGTCAGGTCATCGGGATATGGAAACGAATCTTTAAGAAAAAAGGGATTGAACTTGTGATTACCCCTTTCGAACAGCTGGGTGACAGTGAAGAAAGAGTGTTACGTGCTGCTGAACGTTATGCTGTATTTGTTGGGCTTCCTTTACTGAAGATTGACTTTGCTGACAGGGCATAG
- a CDS encoding heme-degrading domain-containing protein: MEDYTKLAEQILQQESDLQFVEFSNQSAIQIGNAILEMATNEQKLIAVDIRRNAQVLFHAKMEGTGPNNDRWIERKINVVNHFGHSSYYMHVLYKSWNTTIEENAFVDPMEYAAEGGSFPIIIKNAGHIGTISVSGLEGHEDHGLIIAVLEDFLKC; this comes from the coding sequence TTGGAGGATTATACCAAATTAGCAGAGCAAATACTTCAACAAGAAAGCGATTTACAGTTCGTCGAGTTTAGCAATCAATCAGCAATTCAAATAGGAAATGCTATTCTGGAAATGGCAACGAATGAGCAGAAATTAATCGCTGTTGACATTAGAAGAAATGCACAAGTGCTGTTTCATGCGAAAATGGAAGGCACCGGACCTAACAATGATCGCTGGATTGAACGCAAAATCAATGTCGTTAATCATTTTGGGCATAGCTCCTATTACATGCATGTTCTATATAAATCATGGAACACTACGATTGAGGAGAATGCATTCGTAGATCCAATGGAATATGCGGCCGAGGGCGGAAGCTTTCCGATAATTATCAAAAATGCTGGACATATCGGGACAATCTCCGTATCGGGTCTAGAGGGTCATGAAGATCATGGATTGATCATCGCTGTTTTAGAGGATTTTTTGAAATGCTGA
- a CDS encoding glycosyltransferase family 2 protein — MLISAAMIVKNESRCIIRCLSSIIDAVDEIVIVDTGSTDNTIELIEEFRKNRKNIKLYHFDWIDDFATARNFSLSKTRGEWKFVIDADEFLHPNDVLKVRACCKNASLTGILNVVADVELININDFEIEDIYTTGIIRIFKGGFKYKGLVHEALSESISNQKMERINMPIRLLHDGYDSTVVNRRGKSLRNIRILEECLKKEPENYIYYLYFAREIRGLNPQMAFNYIEEAARLYEKNGIEDKIMGNHIKDTREKIIEQL, encoded by the coding sequence ATGCTGATATCTGCGGCTATGATCGTTAAGAATGAATCGCGGTGTATTATAAGGTGTCTATCTAGCATTATAGATGCTGTCGACGAAATTGTGATTGTAGATACAGGATCGACTGATAATACTATTGAACTTATTGAAGAGTTCCGAAAAAACCGGAAAAATATAAAATTGTACCATTTTGACTGGATAGATGACTTTGCAACTGCACGTAACTTTTCATTATCGAAAACTAGGGGGGAATGGAAGTTTGTTATAGATGCCGATGAATTTCTACACCCGAATGACGTATTAAAAGTGCGGGCATGTTGTAAAAATGCTTCATTAACGGGAATTCTAAATGTAGTAGCTGATGTGGAGTTAATCAATATTAATGATTTTGAGATTGAGGATATATATACTACCGGTATAATTCGGATTTTTAAAGGCGGATTCAAATATAAAGGTCTTGTCCATGAAGCATTATCTGAATCTATCAGTAACCAAAAGATGGAACGGATTAATATGCCAATTCGACTCCTGCACGATGGTTATGATTCAACTGTGGTGAACAGACGAGGGAAAAGTTTAAGGAATATAAGAATTTTAGAAGAATGTTTAAAGAAAGAACCGGAAAACTATATATATTATTTATATTTTGCTCGTGAAATTCGGGGTTTGAATCCGCAGATGGCTTTTAATTATATTGAAGAAGCTGCACGTTTATATGAAAAAAATGGAATTGAAGACAAGATCATGGGAAATCACATCAAAGATACCCGTGAAAAAATAATAGAGCAACTTTAG